The genomic window TATTTGGATgactttgtattattttatgttttttattgtttaaactcATGGCTAAGAgtgactagggaaacccagccaggtgggcagggtataaataaaatattaactatTGTTCTCAACAATAacaagtgccacacttttaacactggggggggggaggtgctggtactgcatacccttgagaaCCCCCAGAAAAGAAAACACTGAAGATAAGTATGCTAGAAGCAGAGGATTATCACCTGGGTGGGCCCTCCAGCCACTAGGCAAAACTACCCAAAGGAATGGGTTTTCCTCACAACCTCCAAGCCCTAGCCAATAATACCCAATTTAGCTTCTCTCTACTTAGTGCACCACCTAAAATGTATCTTCAGCTTTATTAATATAAAGGCTACCACATATTTCTCTTGAGGCCTGCTTCACAGGGAGCCAATGGATTCTGCTTCTGGCTGGAGCTAGAGCCCAAGTAACTGCTGGCATTTAAGTTTTCAAAATAATTGTGGGGAATGGCGCCTTTTGTTGCTTTGTCCAAGTTGTCCAGTGTGCAGCTGGAAACCTGGTGCAGTCCAATTAACGACCTTCCTCTTTGTATGCTTCCTCAGAGATGAAGTCCCACAGGGGTCTGATTCAacagaatgctgctgctgccccactTCTCATTTTGTGAAACATAACTCATATGTTTGTTCATCACACCCTGGTTACTCCATCCAATAACATTCTGTCATAAATCTCTATCATAAAGGGCTTTTCTCTTCTTCAATCCACATCCTTCCCCCATTTTGAATAACAGCCTGTCTGAAGAGGAGTTCTGGAAGATTCAAATGCTTCCCCTCATCCATTTTAGATAGCCCTAGCTAGTAAAGGTAGCCTGCTAGCAtgaaacctctccccccccccaatgaattctATGCAAGTTAAAGAAAGTTGTCCAGCTATCTCCACTTacatcgatcaatcaatcaatcaatccaggcCAGTACCAGGCAGCTTCATAGTAAACAATTGCCACCAATCACTGCCCAGACTAGTTTTTCAATGACCTTGTTCCTTGGCTGGTTTCATAACAGGAGGAATTTCCTCTAAGAACAACACAACACATGATCTAACAGCAAAGACAAAGTCAACACCTATTAAAACCAACCTCATGAGAGTTAgcataccattaaaaaaaagtctcAACAGTTCCTGGTTAACCCTTCCACACAAGAGTATTTCaacttccccttcttcccctaGCATTTACCAGAATTATTTTGGGCAGAAACAGCAGCAACCCAAAGAAATAAAGCCCACAGCCTTAGGTGGTTCTCCATCCTTCACAGCTACAACCCAGGAACCAGCCAGGTGGGAAAGAACATGTCTTCCTCTCCCATTGGCTCCATTTATAGCCCATGCATTGCCCAGGTGTCTCTGCATCCTCCAATGGAACCTGCTCATTCATGGTTCTATTTCCCTTTCTAAACTGGGTAGCCATTTCCTAGCAATTCATTATGAAACAATTATAATAACCTCAGAGGCGCTGTCCTATGTAAACTGCCTGTGAAAGTTCATCATTGATAGTTTGTATATGGAAGACTTGGTGAGTACTTCATTCTGAGGCTCAAGGATCAAATGGGGGAGCATGTCGAGTCATGGCATATACAATACATATACAACCACTTGGTTGCTTACAGCAATAGAGAAGGGCAGATGCAATCCTAAATgtacttatctgggagtaagctccattgagtcCAATAGGACTAGGATGCATGGTTGGGACTGCAGTCCAAGTCTAACTAtgtccagtggggcttactccctagtaaatggTAGTAATTGAGGCAGTGCAGCAGAATCTTaagcatgtctacttagaagtaaggcccactgagttAATTAAGGCTTCCGCCCAGGTGTGTTAATGAGATTACAGTCTTAATCAGGGGCAGCTGTTGAGAAATCAAATGTGTGTAAGATTATTCTGATGTTCCTTTTCAGTTTTTTTCACCACCTTTGCTTCTTGGAGTACTCAAGACATAGAATATTGTGTAAATCAAGAGTTATAGTCAGGttgaatttgcatttctctgctgTCATTACCTTATATCCAAAAATTTCAACTTACTTTAGTAGCACGAAATAATACTTCACCACTACTTTTTACATcctaaaatactgtattttatttacttatttcacttattagtcacttttaaaaaacaaaaagtaacTGAAAGCCGCTTACAAAATAGTACAAAGATTAAAACATGTATGAAgctaaaactgaataaaaacctaaaaacatattaaaacatgtGAAAGGCAGGTGTAACACATTCCATCCACTGAAAGAGGCTACAAACACATTGTTGCAtgctaccccaatctctgagcagtgagagattccaggggttccaggcacttacccagagttcatgtttccttttggaatgaggcacaatggacactgtggtgtctttatgatatatggtttatttacacatatacaagacaggagttcctggcgtgctctggtccatggggtcacaaagagtcagacacaactaaatgactaaacaacaacaaaagccctaCTCAAATCTGGAGTGCCTCaggtggttggatggcatcttgtatgcctccttctggtaactcctgcagccaagctagtgccaaatgtattgctaagctttcctttggaccacatcagcgaggctgagagggggggggtgtcttgtgaTCTGGGcggccaggacctccatatacacttcccttcccttctgtacCTACCGGGAacaggcagaggtggagctagctgttCCAGCACCCAgagtggcgcacatgctgtgcccatgggggtggggctagcatcttggggcagggctagctgcccataggggcggggctaGTGTCCAGGGGGTGCACCGCCCGCAgcgatgtcaacccccccccagggatgacacccggggcagaccgcacccaccgcacccccctttctctgccaGTGGGAACAGGGAGGAAGGCAAATGGAACTCCACTtctaaataaaatgatgatgatgatgatgatgataacaacaacaacaatgtatttataccctgcccatctgtttgGGTCTCCCCAGtgactctgggcggctcccagcagaatattaaaacacgataaaacatcaaacattaaaaacttccctaaacagggaagttTCTACCTGTTTCTACTTCTACCTATGAAACACATTATTAAGAACTGTCATTCTGTCAATCTGTACTTTCCTGCAGGGCAGGGACACACATCTATGTACGTTACTTAGCATTGCTCAATATCTCTTTCTTGCTATGGGGAAGCAACATGATAAGGGAGGAGTCCCTTGTACCTACCTCTTTGTCACTGCTTGGTTCCTGGTTATAGTGCTCACATCCCAAGAGCAACCAAGAGGCATATACTGCATCTGAGTAATGATGATGGGACCTCTGCTGGGATTGGTGTTTCTGCTTCTCATTCAAGGACAATGCTGCCTGGACTGTAGTAAGTAGGAAAAGCCTGTCAACTGAATTTCACTCTCTTTAGGTCATAATGATACAGTGCTTccaaatcttatttattttaagggattttttttaatgtcccagAATGGCAGAAATTTGCAGCTTCCCTATAACACTTCACATCAGCTTGGTCTCCTTCTTTTGTCTCTTATTTTGTCTCCCTTTTAGCCCTTCTCTTTGCCTCTGCTTTGCACTGCTTCATCTCTCAAGTCAGGTTGCTGGCTTTTGTACTGGTCCAGCAGCAAATACCAGGGAATATAATAGATAAAGGAAGCTGTGTTGGCCCCTTAGAAAAATCCAAAATCCATGTTAGCcaatcaaaatgtcacaaaacagtGTGGAAGCTTTTGAGCTCTCCAGAACCCTGCACCATTTCTAAGGTCTTCCTTCCTTGCTACACCGCTGCCCCATCTTGTCAATTCTGCTATCggaatggggaacctgctgcTGTTAGAtttcaactcctatcatccctagccgTTGGCCACGCTGGATGGcactgatgggagcaggagtccaaCATCTAGAAAGCCATAGGCTCCCAATCCCTGCTCTAttggacagccagtgtggtgtagtggttaagagcggtagactcgtaatctggggaaccgggttcgtgtctccactcctccacatgcagctgctgggtgacctttggctagtcacacttctttgaagtctctcagccccactcacctcacagagtgtttgttgtgggggaggaaggggaaggagtgttagccgctttgagactccttcgggtagtgataaagcgggatatcaaatccaaactcctcctcctcttcttcttctttcttctttcttctattGCAGATCACATAGCCTCAGGGTGGGGTTGTAATTGTATGCTACTTCTTCAGGTAACACACAGGTTGgcaaaacagcaatataaaatggatgacttttatttttgtatttatttgttttaaatatttatacccgGTCCTTTTATCCAATTActtcagggcagtttacaataacaGCTTGTTAAACTCCATAGCACAATCATTCCTCTGTGCCTCTTATTCTtggaaatatatacagtggtacctcagttttcgaatgtctccattgacgaacatttcggtttttgaacactataaacccagaagtaaatgcttcggttttcgaacacgaCTCAGAAATCGAACATGCCAAgcggcttccactgagtgcaagatcctgaggcctagctgtcggctattgagtttttggttttcaaacgcttcagaactcgaacggtcttctggaaagGATTACGGTACATTCGAAAACCGCTGTACCGCTGTATATAGACAGCATCACTTGTGCTTTTCACATTAGCACAAGTGCTGTTGGGTGAATAATGCAAATGGTCCAGCGAAAGGGAAGCTCCTAAAATGAGAGCAGCACAAAGAAAAATGTCTGTAGAGGGATGAAGAGgaagatttctttcttttgaaatattCCGGGTTGGGTTCTCCACATCCTTCTCTGGACATAGTTGTGTTGCTCTTAATTAGTAGTATGCAGTCAGTCAGTGGCATGTGTGTTTTAGAAATTATCCCTGGGAAGATGGCATTAGTTCTGAGGTTTCAAAGAAAGTCACTCCTAAAGAAGCAAGGATGATAGTTTCAAATTATCAGCTTCTGATTAGGGTTAGATATCTGTTCTCCAGACTCCAATGCAGAACATGGGTTAAGAAGCAGACCTCTTCCTCAGAATTGATAAAATGAGGTGACAATCGCTGTGTATGCACACATATCTTGGGAGAGAGAACTCTGCCTTGGTAAGGCTTTTCCTCTTGCTGCTTCCAGAGTTgccaacttaaaaaacaaaaacaaaaaactgatttCTACTCCTGTAATTTTTACAGCAACTTAAACTGCAGACTTTAGCAAGGTGATGATAATGGCAACCTTTTTTCCATTCTTAGTTTTACATGTGGACTTGTGCAAACCAAGCTGCTGTTTAATGAGTAAAAGGAGGCCAGACTGGATTTTTCAGAACAGCTGGCAATCCTAGCTGCTACTATTTACAAGGAAGTAAAACGCAACAAAATAGCTATTACTAAATGTCATCATACAGCTTCCCTTGGTTTTTAGAGAGCATACTGTATCTTCCTGCTTGCTTTATTAGTGTTATATTCACCCAGCTCTCCACATGATGGAAAATTCAAGGAGTGCATTGCTTacccagcaggggtgccaactcgaataaaatattgtggggggccaggtaagccctgcccagCAAAACGATTCAGAAATGTaaggaactgaacttaagactagaaaaaggagaaataaagaacactgaaattgacagatttgtacATTTACAGTAACCACAGTCATTGTTTCAAAATTCTGTGCAATCCCTGATGTTTCCAGTTAAAGACTGCCAATAACTAGGCACAGGAAATGCCCCTGCCTGTTACTCAGAATAGCTGGTACTGTTTAACATGGAATTGCCACGCTTGGATCACACATCTTTTATGGAGCATACACACAAATTATTTATCCAGCCACCCATCCTTCTTTCAGACTGCAAATGAtccatcttaaaaaaaacacccacaaaaaaCCTTAAGTGAACAGTAGTGCCATTTCTACAGGTGAGCTTGCAGAACTACTCTACTGCCTTTTTTAAGGTACCTGTTTTCACAGCCCTCTCCCAATTCTCCAACTAAGCATACGTTTGGCATTtcttttctggtgtgtgtgtgtgtgtgtgtgtgtgtgtgtgtgtataaaatatattttccaaacatcgtttaacattccttcatatcttatacaatattttttggacttccatcacTGTTGAGagctcccaatattttattcatcccTAACTCACTCTGCCTATCCCTGCCCAGCAACTGCACTCCACAAATGGGGCCCTGCTGCAAGTACTGCATGCCCCAGAGGTGCACTTAGCTTGTACTAGAAAGTGGGCTTTTAGTGCTGCAGCTCCAGTCCTCTGGAATCAATTACCAGCCAAACTTGGGCAGGTGCCTTGTGTCATGATGATTAGGTGTCTACTgaaggctttttttgttttttgttttttgcttaacAACGCTTTCACTGAAGGGTGATCCAGGCATTTATGGAATATTAATTGTGTATCTGcagaaatgtatttattggtttttaaaataatctgtgGATATGGTTCTTCTTGCTTTTAGagcttgtgtttttatgttttattctacTTTTGTCAACTTGGATCATTTCATGGtgtgaagtggtttataaatttgttttaaagatTAACAAGTAAataagaaatcatggaatttggCCCGGGAGACAATTTTGCAGGGCAGTTTTTCCTTCCTAACAAACAGAAAGCTGCCTGAGAAGGTTCTGTGGGAGAGATGCCAGTGGGCTTAATTTCGGCCACATCCCAGATGTTACACCCAATGCTGAATGCAGGCAGCACCTCCTGGTCTCTGTAAGGAGTGTGTCACACTTTACAAACAAATGACCATTTCCCCATGAATGGTAATTAACCTTCACTTTCACCTTGTGGAAGTCACAGagataaacaaattaaataatacCAGAGATGAGGTGGCAATTGAAAAGCAAaaggttgggagggagggaactggAGCTGCACTTGCAGGTTATATAAAGGAAGCCCAAACAGGCTTTCGACCTGCGTCAACTTCTGGTGTCCTTGGAAACGTCAAAGAAAGACACACTCACTCCAGTCCAAAATGTCCCTCTTGGCTGTTGTCCTTTTGTGCATGGTCTGCAGAGTGACCAGTGAGGCTTGCGGTGAGTATTAAAAagcttagggtgcttccagaggGAAGTACTGTCAATGGGTCGTTGAGGTTTCACAAGCAGGTTGTTGGAGACAAGGTCTTCAGAAACCAAATGGATTTCCTCCtgggaagggtaaatctggaataaatggtgtgtgtgtgacatgggTGGGCTAGCATTTTATGATAACAATGTCACAAGGTTGCTGCAGAAAACCTTGCATCAATGAGGAGCACCTGTCCCACAATATATACCTGTCTGTAAGCACCCTTAGTTACCACAGAGCCCCATTCAATGTGGGTAGGATTTAAAAGGTGCTTCCACAATACTTATAGTGCTGATAGAAGTCTGGCAGAAGTCATTCCTGCATTCTTTTAGATGTATCTCAATAACACTAGTGTTCGATCTGCTCGGGAACGTGATTTATTTTCATTAGCCAGTTTATTAGCACGCTCCTGATGTTTTTACTGAAGCTATTATAGTAgtattgtgcttttatgttgtatacCACCCTGTTATATTCTCCATCAGATTGCAgtttataaatgtttaaataacatttgaaaaaataaaatgcatgttgtCATAAGTTGAATTGCAGTCCTATTGAAAAGTTAGGTAAGTGCTCTGGGGGCATTTGTTGCTTCTTGATGAACACCTGCTTTTCTCGGTTCCAGCTGTCCCCAGTGCTCAGCAGTGGCTGGTTACAGGTCTCCAGGCTCAGCTAGAAAATGACGTGAAGCCCAGTCCAAGCGTTGTGATGGCTTTGAACCTGGCTGGGGTCCGAGATTCCAGTGCAACAAAGCAGTTCATCCAGGATATCAAGGGCGTAAAAGGTAGGATGTTGAGAATGAGAGGTGTCAGCTTTCCCTAGTTGTCCAATTGGAGCACTAGAGGTTTGTGAACCAAGCCATGTTTGTTTGGAGACACGATATCTGTCTTTCCCCATCTCTTTCTGCAGAGATGACCTCTGGCAAAGTTGCGCTTTATGTCCTAGCTCTCCAATCATCATGTGTGGATCCGAAGGATGTCCCCACAGAAGGGGGACGTGTCAACATGGTCAGTGCCTTGGAAGAAAAAACAGATGAAGAGATCAAACATTACTGTAAGAAGACAAATGGGTGCTGAACTCCTCCCACCCTTCCAGTGTTAGGCTATGTCCTCTACCAGCTCTTGAATGGATGGTGGCTCTCTGACTGAGTTTCAGATGCCCAAATCCTTCAGGAAGGTGTCCCTGATATGCTACCAATAATATGCCCTTGGATGTGCTCCCAAAACACTGGCTACTTACAACAACCTAGTGCAGTGGCTCCCAATGGGTGATTTGCGGATGCCAGGGGGGGTCCATGTAACCCATCCAggggtccatggcaccattcgcagaacaacaactaccatagaggtatcaacattttcaaaagtagggggtccatggcttggctttgggAAAACAGGGGGCCCACAgaacttagctaattgggaacctaGTGCGACTGAAGCTAGCACCCATCTTTCCCATCTGAGGATAACCACATCCCTAGTCATTATAAGAACCCAAAAGAGCGTTGGGCTGAGCGTGGGAGCCTGCTATGGTCAGGAAGCAGCTGCAATGGATAATACACAGCTATGTTCGTTGCAGATGACACTGGGACCCCCAAGACTACCTATTATCAGCTGGCTCTGGATATTGTAGCCCTGTGTGTGGAAAAGAGCCCGGATGCCGAAAATGCCGCCGCCATCCTCATTAAGGTAGTAAAAGGCTGCCAGAGCAAGGGCTGCTTCGGCGTAGGTAAGATTACCACACTTGACTtgtacatgttttttttaaaagtaattttcagtTTTACATTTATTCTGCCCTTTCTCCAAGCCGTTTAGTCAGGACAGTGtacacacttgttgttgttgtttagtcatttagttgcgtgcgactcttcgtgaccccatggaccagagcacgccaggcactcctgtcttccactgcctcccgcagtttggtcagactcatgttggtagcttcaagaacactgtccaaccatctcgtcctctgtcgtccccttctccttgtgccctccatctttcccaacatcaggggcttttccagggagtcttctcttttcatgaggtggccaaagtattggaacctcagcttcaggatctgtccttccagtgagcactcagggctgatttccttcagaatggataggtttgatcttcttgcagtccatgggactctcaagagtctcctccagcacacaCTTATCCTTGCAATAAGTAAGCCACAGTGGGGTGAGatggtgacttgcccaaggtcacacatGGGGAGTTTCGTGGCTTAGTGGGGTTTGAGAGTCAGGGACTCCTAATGTAAAATCCAAAACTCTATCTGAGAACCTATCCTGCCGTGCAGTGCAATTTGGCCTGCTTCCACCCAGCGCCTGCTTTTCAGCAGCCTTCTTCTCCAACATCTGCAGTGCTGACCTCCTTCACCTCGCCTAGTGTCCCTTCAGTGGGTCATCCTTTGCTGAGCAGAACACCAGAAAGAGAGATTTGCCCTGGTTCTCCCTGTCATCTCggtaggcagtgctatttttttttaaggaaaaaaagaggtgatggaactcgccatgaacacctgcttcgttctcttagaatggcaatggtgcccacctgagaggggccaggactgagttctggctgaaaacaaAGCTCTGTTGGTAGGCAATGATGATGTGTGATTTGCAGATACTGCCGCCATGGTCGCTTTGGCACTGACTTGTGTGCATAACAGAATgagcaagatggagggagccattaCTGAGACGCTACATGAGATCACAGCACAAATCCTTGGCTCGCAACAGGAGAGTGGCATCATTGGAAATATCTATAGCACTGGGCTGGCAATGCAGGTATGTATCTTGCCATGCATCAGAAGATGAAGGAAGAAGCATGTTCGTCCccgttcagtgtgtgtgtgtatcccattGCCTTCTCTCCAGTGCAAGCTTCTCTCTCTTGCTTGCTTTCCAGGCACTCAATGTTACCACTGAGTTCTACCCTGCTGGGGCATGGAAATGCAGCAAGACCATCGAGGAAGTGCTGAGGAAGATGTATGAGGGAGCCTTTACTAATCCTGAGGCGGGTTCTCAAATCCTGCCTTCTCTAGTGGGCAAAACATACTTGGATGTGGCAACTCTGAATTGCTTCTCAGGTAAGGCTGCACCCCGCTGAGCGTTGACCTGAGGCAATGCAAGAGCAGCATACAAGTTCC from Lacerta agilis isolate rLacAgi1 chromosome 1, rLacAgi1.pri, whole genome shotgun sequence includes these protein-coding regions:
- the CBLIF gene encoding cobalamin binding intrinsic factor isoform X2; this encodes MMMGPLLGLVFLLLIQGQCCLDCTVPSAQQWLVTGLQAQLENDVKPSPSVVMALNLAGVRDSSATKQFIQDIKGVKEMTSGKVALYVLALQSSCVDPKDVPTEGGRVNMVSALEEKTDEEIKHYYDTGTPKTTYYQLALDIVALCVEKSPDAENAAAILIKVVKGCQSKGCFGVDTAAMVALALTCVHNRMSKMEGAITETLHEITAQILGSQQESGIIGNIYSTGLAMQALNVTTEFYPAGAWKCSKTIEEVLRKMYEGAFTNPEAGSQILPSLVGKTYLDVATLNCFSDPNITVHYTVINQLIGPYFNYSITVKVPKGSVLLAALEAAQSVNPTIFSFQTESTSWGPMVISIHGVNGSTDDKTYWQFLSGEKPLDQGVGSYKPTDNEHIVAKFSTY
- the CBLIF gene encoding cobalamin binding intrinsic factor isoform X1; this translates as MMMGPLLGLVFLLLIQGQCCLDCIPAVPSAQQWLVTGLQAQLENDVKPSPSVVMALNLAGVRDSSATKQFIQDIKGVKEMTSGKVALYVLALQSSCVDPKDVPTEGGRVNMVSALEEKTDEEIKHYYDTGTPKTTYYQLALDIVALCVEKSPDAENAAAILIKVVKGCQSKGCFGVDTAAMVALALTCVHNRMSKMEGAITETLHEITAQILGSQQESGIIGNIYSTGLAMQALNVTTEFYPAGAWKCSKTIEEVLRKMYEGAFTNPEAGSQILPSLVGKTYLDVATLNCFSDPNITVHYTVINQLIGPYFNYSITVKVPKGSVLLAALEAAQSVNPTIFSFQTESTSWGPMVISIHGVNGSTDDKTYWQFLSGEKPLDQGVGSYKPTDNEHIVAKFSTY